The proteins below come from a single Oerskovia jenensis genomic window:
- the mihF gene encoding integration host factor, actinobacterial type, protein MALPSLTPEQRSAALEKAAEARRVRAEVKNRLKHSQGSLAEVIEQGRTDDVIGKLRVVALLESLPGVGKVKARAIMEEIGIAETRRVRGLGPHQSAALIERFG, encoded by the coding sequence GTGGCACTACCATCCCTGACCCCCGAGCAGCGCTCGGCGGCACTCGAGAAGGCGGCCGAGGCCCGTCGAGTGCGTGCCGAGGTCAAGAACCGTCTGAAGCACTCCCAAGGCTCCCTCGCCGAGGTCATCGAGCAGGGCCGTACCGACGACGTGATCGGCAAGCTGCGCGTCGTCGCGCTGCTGGAGTCGCTCCCCGGCGTAGGTAAGGTGAAGGCCCGGGCGATCATGGAGGAGATCGGGATCGCCGAGACACGTCGTGTCCGCGGGCTGGGACCCCACCAGTCCGCGGCGCTCATCGAGAGGTTTGGCTGA
- the gmk gene encoding guanylate kinase: MSASPAEQAAPAPAAPPTPARLTVLAGPTAVGKGTVSADIRARYPQVWLSVSATTRAARPGEVDGVHYHFISAEEFDRLVETGEMLEWAVVHGRNRYGTPRRPVEEKLAAGVPALLEIDLQGARQVRASMPEARFVFLAPPSWEELERRLVGRGTEGPEERERRLATARVELAAEPEFDVVIVNDEVHRATDALVEAMGLTPVA, encoded by the coding sequence ATTTCCGCTTCGCCCGCCGAGCAGGCCGCCCCGGCGCCTGCCGCACCACCGACCCCTGCCCGCCTGACAGTCCTGGCGGGACCCACCGCCGTCGGGAAGGGGACCGTGTCGGCGGACATCCGCGCACGGTACCCGCAGGTGTGGCTGTCCGTGTCCGCGACGACCCGCGCCGCCCGGCCGGGCGAGGTGGACGGCGTCCACTACCACTTCATCAGCGCGGAGGAGTTCGACCGGCTGGTCGAGACGGGAGAGATGCTCGAGTGGGCCGTCGTGCACGGCCGCAACCGGTACGGGACACCGCGCCGGCCCGTCGAGGAGAAGCTCGCGGCGGGGGTCCCCGCCCTGCTCGAGATCGACCTGCAGGGCGCACGCCAGGTGCGTGCGTCCATGCCCGAGGCCCGGTTCGTGTTCCTCGCCCCGCCCAGCTGGGAGGAGCTCGAGCGCAGGCTCGTCGGGCGGGGGACGGAGGGCCCGGAGGAGCGCGAACGGCGCCTCGCCACGGCCCGCGTCGAGCTGGCCGCGGAACCGGAGTTCGACGTCGTGATCGTCAACGACGAGGTGCACCGGGCGACCGACGCGCTCGTCGAGGCGATGGGCCTGACGCCCGTCGCGTGA
- the rpoZ gene encoding DNA-directed RNA polymerase subunit omega, with protein sequence MSGTIAAPEGITDPPIDDLLERADSKYALVIYAAKRARQINAYYSQLNEGLLENVGPLVETRNQEKPLSIAMREINEGLLTIETVEAPAS encoded by the coding sequence GTGTCTGGAACCATCGCCGCCCCCGAGGGCATCACCGACCCGCCGATCGACGACCTGCTGGAGCGCGCCGACTCCAAGTACGCGCTCGTGATCTACGCGGCCAAGCGTGCCCGTCAGATCAACGCGTACTACTCGCAGCTCAACGAGGGCCTGCTGGAGAACGTGGGCCCGCTCGTCGAGACCCGCAACCAGGAGAAGCCGCTCTCGATCGCGATGCGCGAGATCAACGAGGGCCTGCTCACGATCGAGACCGTGGAGGCTCCCGCCTCCTGA
- the coaBC gene encoding bifunctional phosphopantothenoylcysteine decarboxylase/phosphopantothenate--cysteine ligase CoaBC — protein MRILLGVSGGVAAYKAVLLLRLLREQGHQVRVVPTASALRFVGAPTFEALSGEKVSTEVFDDVPQVAHVALGQGADLVIVAPATADLLARAAVGRADDLLTSTLLTVSCPVVMAPAMHTEMWQHPATVANVATLRSRGVHVIEPASGRLTGKDSGPGRLPEPEDIARIALEVAAQGAAPVAAQDLSGLRVVVSAGGTREPIDPVRFIGNLSSGRQGIALARAAQDRGADVTLVGANLTEPLDQIADVVRVGSTAELREAMRSLAPRADVVVMTAAVADFRPARTPAAKIKKVPGQGPAPIELVENPDILAELARERLRPGQVVVGFAAETGDEAGDVWHHGRAKARRKGADLLVINPVGHGKGFGTDTNEVTIVDAQGETVARAEGTKREVADAVWDTVLKLSPPLAATTD, from the coding sequence ATGAGGATCCTTCTCGGGGTCTCCGGGGGAGTGGCGGCCTACAAGGCCGTGCTCCTGCTGCGGCTCCTGCGCGAGCAGGGGCACCAGGTGCGGGTCGTGCCCACCGCGTCCGCCCTGCGTTTCGTCGGGGCGCCGACGTTCGAGGCCCTGTCGGGCGAGAAGGTCAGCACCGAGGTGTTCGACGACGTCCCGCAGGTCGCGCACGTCGCGCTCGGCCAGGGCGCGGACCTCGTGATCGTCGCGCCCGCCACGGCGGACCTCCTCGCACGGGCGGCGGTCGGCCGCGCGGACGACCTGCTCACCTCGACCCTGCTGACCGTGTCCTGCCCGGTCGTGATGGCCCCGGCCATGCACACCGAGATGTGGCAGCACCCGGCGACCGTGGCCAACGTCGCGACCCTGCGCTCGCGCGGGGTGCACGTGATCGAACCGGCGAGCGGTCGCCTCACGGGCAAGGACTCGGGGCCGGGACGCCTGCCCGAGCCCGAGGACATCGCGCGGATCGCCCTCGAGGTCGCCGCGCAGGGCGCCGCGCCCGTCGCGGCCCAGGACCTCTCGGGACTGCGCGTGGTCGTCTCGGCCGGCGGGACGCGCGAACCCATCGACCCGGTGCGCTTCATCGGGAACCTGTCGAGCGGACGCCAGGGCATCGCCCTGGCTCGCGCCGCACAGGACCGGGGCGCCGACGTGACGCTCGTCGGGGCGAACCTGACGGAGCCCCTCGACCAGATCGCCGACGTCGTCCGGGTCGGCTCGACCGCCGAGCTGCGCGAGGCCATGCGCTCCCTGGCGCCGCGCGCCGACGTGGTGGTCATGACGGCCGCCGTGGCGGACTTCCGCCCGGCCCGCACACCGGCCGCGAAGATCAAGAAGGTCCCCGGCCAGGGGCCCGCTCCCATCGAGCTGGTCGAGAACCCCGACATCCTCGCCGAGCTCGCTCGCGAGCGCCTGCGCCCCGGCCAGGTCGTCGTGGGGTTCGCGGCCGAGACGGGCGACGAGGCGGGCGACGTCTGGCACCACGGCCGGGCCAAGGCGCGTCGCAAGGGCGCCGACCTCCTGGTGATCAACCCCGTGGGCCACGGCAAGGGGTTCGGGACGGACACCAACGAGGTGACGATCGTCGACGCTCAGGGCGAGACGGTCGCGCGGGCCGAGGGCACCAAGCGCGAGGTGGCGGACGCGGTCTGGGACACGGTCCTCAAGCTCTCGCCGCCGCTCGCCGCGACCACGGACTGA
- the metK gene encoding methionine adenosyltransferase, translated as MSTHDLRLFTSESVTEGHPDKVCDQISDAILDAMLDQDPTSRVAVETMVTTGLVHVAGEVTTNAYVEIPQIIRDVVKGIGYTSSAIGFDGDSCGVSVSIGQQSPDIAQGVDKSLEERDDSSGPSISRDPLDAQGAGDQGLMFGYASDETPTLLPLPIFLAHRLAERLALVRKDGSLPGLRPDGKTQVTIGYDGDRAVRLDTVVLSTQHDEDVLQETLRAQVAELVVAPVVEGLDLDVADFRLLVNPTGKFVIGGPQGDAGLTGRKIIVDTYGGMARHGGGAFSGKDPSKVDRSAAYATRWVAKNVVAAGLARRCEVQVAYAIGKAHPVGLYVETFGTETVPVERIRAAIDEVFDLRPAAIIADLDLLRPIYSQTAAYGHFGRELPDFTWERTDRVKALQAAV; from the coding sequence ATGAGCACTCACGACCTGCGCCTGTTCACGTCCGAGTCCGTGACGGAAGGACACCCGGACAAGGTCTGTGACCAGATCTCCGACGCGATCCTCGACGCGATGCTCGACCAGGATCCGACGTCGCGCGTCGCGGTCGAGACCATGGTCACCACGGGGCTGGTCCACGTCGCGGGCGAGGTCACCACCAACGCCTACGTCGAGATCCCGCAGATCATCCGCGACGTCGTCAAGGGGATCGGCTACACGTCCTCCGCGATCGGCTTCGACGGCGACTCGTGCGGCGTCTCGGTCTCGATCGGCCAGCAGTCCCCGGACATCGCCCAGGGCGTCGACAAGAGCCTGGAGGAACGAGACGACTCCTCCGGCCCGAGCATCTCGCGTGACCCGCTCGACGCCCAGGGCGCCGGCGACCAGGGCCTGATGTTCGGCTACGCGAGCGACGAGACCCCCACGTTGCTGCCGCTGCCGATCTTCCTCGCGCACCGGTTGGCCGAGCGCCTGGCCCTCGTCCGCAAGGACGGGTCGCTGCCGGGTCTGCGTCCCGACGGCAAGACGCAGGTGACCATCGGCTACGACGGCGACCGCGCGGTCCGCCTCGACACCGTGGTCCTGTCGACGCAGCACGACGAAGACGTCCTGCAGGAGACGCTGCGCGCCCAGGTCGCCGAGCTCGTCGTGGCCCCGGTCGTCGAGGGCCTCGACCTGGACGTCGCGGACTTCCGCCTGCTGGTCAACCCCACGGGCAAGTTCGTCATCGGCGGGCCCCAGGGCGACGCCGGGCTCACGGGCCGCAAGATCATCGTCGACACGTACGGCGGCATGGCCCGTCACGGTGGCGGCGCGTTCTCCGGCAAGGACCCGTCCAAGGTGGACCGTTCGGCCGCCTACGCCACGCGGTGGGTCGCCAAGAACGTCGTCGCGGCGGGCCTCGCGCGCCGCTGCGAGGTGCAGGTCGCGTACGCGATCGGCAAGGCGCACCCCGTGGGTCTGTACGTCGAGACGTTCGGCACCGAGACCGTCCCGGTCGAGCGCATCCGTGCCGCGATCGACGAGGTCTTCGACCTGCGCCCCGCGGCGATCATCGCCGACCTCGACCTGCTGCGCCCCATCTACTCGCAGACCGCCGCGTACGGGCACTTCGGGCGCGAGCTGCCCGACTTCACCTGGGAGCGCACGGACCGCGTGAAGGCCCTGCAGGCTGCGGTCTGA